The stretch of DNA atttgacccctagcccagaaactttcatatgccacaattctggccataaaaagaaaataaataaataaaaagaaaaacagcttggAAGCCCCTGGCAGTCAGACCATTTGATGAAATGGGAAAGCCTGTGGGTAGAGCAGTTTGGAGGAGGATCAAGCATTTGGTATTGGACATGCCAGGTTTAGGATGCCGATGTCAAGTTGTCATTTGAACATCGCTATGAGCCAGAGGGAAAGTCCCAGACCAGAGATACACATCTGGGAGTCATCACGTGGTATTTAAAGCTGTGGAACTGGATGAGCTGAGCACTGCAGTGAGTTGGTAAgagaagatcaggagttcccatcgtggctcagtggttaacgaatccgactaggaactatgaggttgtgggtttgacccctggccttgctcagtgggttaaggatccggtgttgccatgagctgtggtatatggtgtaggttgaagacgaggcctggatcccgcattgctgtggctctggcagaggccagcggctatagctctgattagacccctagcctgggaacctccatatgcctcgggagcagccctagaaaaggcaaaaagacaaaaaaaaaaaaaaaaaaaaaaaaaaaaagaaatcaaggaccAAGCGCTGAAGTAAATTACTCCAAAGTTTAGAGGTCACGGAGCAGAGAAGGTATCTAAGGAGCAAAGGAGTCTGAGGAGGAACAAATGTGAAGGGAGATAAAACAGCTCAAGTGAAATCTTGGAAACCAGGTGAGGAAACTGGTTCAAGGAAGAAGCAGTGATCAGTTGTGTCAAATCCTgcagaaagaatgaggaagatgaGGCCTGTGAACCGATTCTGTATTTTGCAATGTGGAGACCATTGATAGCCTTGTCTGGAGAAATCCCTGTAACATAGAGTAGGAAGGGCCAAGAAGAAATGTGGAGATTCGAGAGGCACAGAGGCAGGGGAGACAAGGGAAGAATCAGTTGTAGCACCTCAAAAACAGAACAATTAGGAGAGCAAAGAAGAAACCTAGGGACACCTTCAACAAAGCTCGGTGACAAGTTTCCCTCTGAATTCCAGAATTTGAGTAAATGAGGACCAAACCACCAACAGCAGCAAGACACAAGTGGGAACAGCTGTCGTTGgagtgggaaggaggcagaggcaacttcctgttttgttttgttttttttttaaactacaagaATGGTTGAGCAAGCTGCATTTTAAGGGAGgagatacatttaaatataaagatttaaaaatatttgcaaaaggaaataatagagtaattaaaaaaactaattaaaacgGCTATTTCTAAAGTAcggttctcagcctcagcactattgacatgtGGAGCTTTGTCGTAGCGAATGTCCTGtgcattataggatgtttagcaacaTCCTTGGCCTTTACCTACTAGATGCCAGTGGCaaccccccatcccaccccaactgtgataaccaaaaatgtctctagacattgccaaatgtttcctggttgagaaccactgccataGAAGAAAGCAGAGCCTAACAAGGTAAGTGCCGGAAGCCCAGATTCCAGGAAGCCATATTTACCTCTACAATGTAGACACTCTAATATGTTCTAAGAGGCCATGAAAAACACTGCTCTAATCCaatgtttgcttttaaataagcaaatgggaaGACAAAGCAGTAGAATAATGATTCAGATTTATCAATGATAAATGGTCAGGGCCAGGTCTCCTCTaacctttcccttttctttatattcCTGTCCACCTCAGTCACCTCCTTGGTGACCTCGTCAAGTCTCATGACTTTAAATAATGCCATCCACATACCAATGACTCCCAAATGCATGGCTCCATCTCAATTCCATTCTCTGTAAAACTACTCTTGTCAGTGCTGCCAGTGACCTCCATACTGATCACCAAAGGAACTACTCTCAGGTTTTtcgtttcctttttttagggccacactcatggcatatggaagtttccaggctaggggcgcaattggaactacagctgccggcctatgctacagccacagcaacacgggatcagagctgtgtctgcaacctacaccacagctcacagcaacactggatccttaacccactgagtgtcatggatcctagtcgggttggttaactgctgagccatgaagggaactctgtctCTCAGGCTTCTAATCACTTCAGTCTATCAGCAACATTTGAACCCTGTCAACTACTCCCTCGTCCACTTGATAATCTCTTGGACTCTGGAAATTTCGCAACAGAATTTCTGATTCACCCTCCCCCAATTCCATCACAGCACACCTGCTTCTCTTACAGATGGCCATCTTAGGGAAACTCATCTCAttcttctatttcattctttcagcCACATTAAGTTTGAAGCTTAACATCTAACAAAGCACTGaacaaattaaaagagaaaaaacatatgATTATATCAATACATGAAGAAAGTTTAGCagccttttaatttttgtaagtaAAATAGGAATTGAAGGtaacaatttaaatataatggAGATACCAAAAGTTAATAACATATCATGATAAAGGATAACACTTAATACCATGTTAATTAAAACTTAGAACTAAAAAGGGATGCTTGCTAAAAGTAGTTAACgttgagagttcccttgtggcacagcaacttaaggatctggtgttgtcactgcagcagctcaggtcgctactATGGCACAGtttcaacacctggcctgggaatttccacatgccacaggagcagccaaaaacacaagcaaaacaaacaaacaaaaaccctttacTTTGGAAATTCTTAGCAAATGcagtacaaaaagaaaatgaaatgcttgGTATTcacattaaggggaaaaaaatgataacattATTTTGCTGATGAGGAAAAGCTCAAATGGCTCTTATTTTAAGGAGTAATGTGTGTAAAATTAATTAAAGACTGGTAAATTTGCTGGATACAACATAACAATACATTTTAGATTTTCCTAGCAGTAAGACTTTTAAAAAGGGTATGAGGAGTTCACGCTGTGGCAcaagatcagtggcatctctggagcactgggactccctagcttggcacagtgggttgaggagctggcattgctgcaggtagGTCTCAAATGCTGCTCAGCtcagagttgatccctggcccaggaactccatgtgccaagggacagccaaaaaagaaaaaagaaaaaaaaaggaaataagaaaagtatTCTGTTCATGATAGAAACAAGGACATAAATTAATTAGGAGTAGAATTAAGAAAGGTACATGTCTCATATGGAGAGAACTGTAGAAAAGAATAATACAGAAATAGATCCCATTAtataagaatttaataaataacaaagatgATATATTTCAGGTCAGTGGGAGCAATGAATGGAATATTTAACAAACAGTATTAAAGCAACTGGCCATCCACGTGGAAGGATGTAAACCCAGGTTCCATCATAAACTAcgtaaaatacattttagatgGATTAGAGACCAAGCATTTTTCAAGAAGCacaaatttttagaagaaaatctaGAAGGTGAATAAAAAGAGGAATGTGTTTCAGTTTCTTAACCAAGAGTGGAAATCTAGAAGCTGTAAAAGATGCACATGTGATTAAAGCGTTTactattgtgggagttcctgccatggctcagtggattacaaacccgaacagtatccatgagggtgcaggttccatccctggccccactcagtgagttaaggatttggtattgccgtgagctgtggtgtaggttgcagattggctcagatccagtgttgctgtggtcgtggtgtaggccggcagctgcaacaccaatttgacccctagcctgggaacgtccatatgccagagttcagcccccacctccaaaaaaaagcttaaccccaaaacaaaacaatgcttaATATTGTGAACTTGAGATTGGCACTTACCATCTGCTTCTACATGGATTGAACCATGAACTGCTGCAGGTGCCAACCCTCAACACCCTCTGAAAGGAGCTCAGGAGTGAGCACTcggctctgggaaaactggcagaacaggtcttcagagagttagatattttcagattttatgagccccattcttgcatctcctcatatctagaaaagtactaaaatccttcatggtgacatctgctccttgtAACTAGCAGTTACCTTCGGGAGACTAGCAGCGACCTCCTGTAAAAATGTGTGCTTTGGTTACGTGTACCTCCTTCTTTCACCAAAATCATATGTATATTGACTGGTCTTCCCTACTCTGTGGAGCAGCATTTCAGAGCTTGTCTGAAATGCTGcccccaggctatagtcctcattttgctccaaataaaactgaactctcaacttttaggttgtgcgtttttttgtttttttttttttaagttgacagtattctaaattacataataaattttatataaacatatatgtaaaagAAACATATAAATGGAACGTagagaaaaaaagccaagagTAGAAAACTATCTGAAACAGAGGTGATAACATAAGCTTTATTTCCTTCTATAGAAAAAACACAAttgggcaaaggaaaaaaaaaaaactgcccagTGAAAAAATTAATAGAGATATAAGTGGAAATTTCTCTGAAAAGCTTATTCACATGGCCAATAAACCTAAAGAAATGATGCACTGGCGGCCACGGTAATGCAGATCACAAGTATAACAAAGTTAAATGATTTTAACACCCTTGACTCTGGCAGAAATTAATGAGATCACACCTCAGTGGCTGGAATGAAGAGCTATTCAGGATATGTCAGCAccaactgaaatttaaaatacactctAATCTAGCAATTTCAGCTTTAGAATTCGATTGTTTATTGCACCGTGGTCACCAGTGGTAGAGACTCAATTCTTATCGATAGGAAACGGATGAATAAATTTCTCTACTTCACATGAAGAACATTAAGAAAAGATGATTTGACTTGAAAggatttccataattttttttttttttttttttaagggcacacctgcagcatacggaagttcccaggctaggggtggaatctgagctgcgattgctggcttatgccacaaacacaacaactcgggatccaagctgaatctgtgacctatgcctcagcttggggcaacgcaggatccttaacccactgagcaaggccagggattgaactgaggtttgctactgctgagccacaatgggaagtcccggAAGGTTTTGTTAAGAGAAAAGCAACATGAAGAGAAGTGCATATATCaccattttgtaaataatataaaactctaacagaaaaagaaaataatcacacgTGTATATGGATAAGTGTATGTAAAAGACTGAATTCAAAGGAAAACaggaggaattcccttgtggttcatcaggttaagaacccgattagtatccatgaggacaagggttcaatccctatcctagctcagtgagttaagtagcACACTTTGCAAtaagttgtggcgtaggccagtagctgcagttctgattgcacccctagcctggggacagccatatgctgcagatgatgtggccctaaaaaaaaaaaaaaaaaggaaaaaaaaatttattgaatgaattgaGCAATTCAATCATTTTTGTACCTACCGTGTACCAGGCTCAGGGATAGCCAGCAAGAATTCTGCggtcctacaaagaaaaaaaaaaggcaaaacattccAGTTTGGGGAAAGGGAGTAGGGATATAAAATGCCAATATGGCAGACATTAAGGGGATGCAAGGAGCCATGCAAAACAGTGGGGACAATAATTAAActgattattaaaaatttcatatgTGCATATGGGTTTTACAACTAATTGAGCTTAAGTAAAAGTGAGTAAACCTGGCTCAATATATGGTACTGGTTTTCTtggatgtgggaaaaaaagatgttattaAACTGAATCTCAGAATTAAAGTTTCAAAAGCTCGAAAGTGTCCCCCAAGTATTTAACGTGGCGTGGCACGCCTGGGTTGAAAACCCTGCAGGTGAAGAAATAAGATCTAGTTAGGCAGGGAGTGGGAGTTTCAAATATCACCCAATCAGGGCAGCTGTTTCCATAATCAGAGAAGCCAGGTAAGAGCTTTGGGGCTTTAGCTCTAAAATTCCAGTGCAGCCAATATCCTTTGTCCTGACGCATGGCAGGAAACTAGCTGACAACCTGCAAATCGACCCAAGGTTAAGTCGCGGAGCCAGAACGACTTGCAAGGTCAGAGCTCCGCCTGATGGTGCGGTAGCTGTGCGAGGCCTACCTGCTGAGCTCGAGACACCAATCTGAGCGCCTGGCAGGCCAGAGGGTCTCCATCATCCCTAAGGTCAGACAGCTCCCCAGCCACACCCTGTAGTGTTAAGCCTTAAGTTTCACTGGTTACAATTTTTCACAGGGCCACCCCATTTTGTAAAATGCCGATTTAGCAATATCACCCTAGAATGTAATGCCCCCAGAAATCTCAAGAGAACACTCAGGAATTGTAGGGACAAACCAGCATATAGTATAAGGACCCAGCCCGAGCCACAGGTTCAAACACAGCTACAGGTAATTACCACGGAAAACCGATATGAGGAGACCTGGACAGGCCCCCAACATTCCCCCAGGTATTTATGTAAAGATGCCCAAGATTCAGGCAAAAGAGCTCCTGAGCCTCTGCTGGGAGACCAGAAAACGCTAGTTTCTTCAGTAGTTAACTTAGGACCCCACAGCAAAGTTTACCCTGAGCCTCTACATTGTGGGACAAACACAGCCTTAGAAACGCTGCATTTGCAAAGACTGCAGTTTGTAAGGTTTCTCTGTACTAAAGCTCTTTCTTTGAAATAAGTTGGTGGCTCTTAAAAGAGCCGTTGGGTTACTGAAGATTCCAACCGGAACTTTACTTCTTCTTGGGTGCTGCCTTCTTGGGCTTCGTGGCAGTCTTTGGCTTGGTCACCTTTGCCTTGGCAGCTTTGGGTTTCACAGCCTTGGCTTTGGCAGGGCTCTTAGCCACTTTTTAGGCTTCACAGCCTTGGGCTTCTTGGGACTCTTGGAAGGCTTCTTCGCTACCGCTGGCTTTTTAGCCTTTTTCGGAGTCTTGACAGCCTTCTTAGCAGCAGCCGCCCCGGTGGCCTTCTTGGGCTTCTTAGAAGCACTAGTTGCCTTAGCTTTCGCTGCCACTTTTGTGGCGCTGGGCTTGGCTTCCACAGAGGCCACTTTCTTGTTGAGTTTGAAAGAACCGGAGGCGCCGGTACCCTTGGTCTGCACTAGGGTGCCTTTGCTCACCAGGCTCTTGAGACCCAGCTTGATGCGGCTGTTGTTCTTCTCCACATCGTAGCCGGCAGCCGCCAGTGCCTTCTTGAGCGCAGCCAGGGACACGCCGCTGCGCTCCTTAGAGGAGGAAACGGCCTGCACGATCAGCTCCGAAACTGAAGGACCCGCAGGCTTTTTCTTCGCAGCTGCTACAGCTTTCGCAGGCTTCTTCGTCTTTTTGCCAGCCGAAGGCTTCTCCGGAGGAGTGGAAGCAGCCGGGGCGGGCGGCGCGGTCTCGGACATGGTGAGAGCAGAACAAGAATAGGAAAACAGCTAGGACCTGACAAAGCAGTAAGACAGCACGAGCCCGGACGCGCGGTATTTATAGGGCGGGGCCGCGCTGTGATTGGTGCGCGCCGGCGCCCGCCCCCGGCACCCTAGCGCCCCCTGCGTTCCCCCCAGGGTCTCAGAAGGCAGTCGCCGGCACCTGAACCCTATGGTCCCGCTTCCCTGGCGCTGGCACTGAGGCGCCCAACAACAAACCCTCCACCCTTCTCGCCGGTTGCCTCGTGGAGACAAATACTAGGCAAGGGAGAGTACGGCTTTGCTGCCCATTACCATCAGAGGGTGctgtttcccttttaaaaaatgcagggTTTATTTGCAGGTCGGGGCGCTGTAAGGCAATCACGTAAGAATCAAAGAGTTTCACCTGAGCCTTCACCTCTAGGAAGCAAGGTCAGGGACATTCGTTCCTAACTGCAATAAATGCAAAAGgttgggagggagaggaaatcGAGGGGTTGGAGGCCTGATCTGCAGGTTCGAGACAAGTTCTCATTGATGCCACTGCCTTTCCTGGCAGCTCTGAACAGTGATGTGTGGTAAAGACCGGAGGCACTGGCGCTCTTGGTCCGCACCAGGATGCATTATGTATTTGGggcaaaagaatttgaaaaacagaGGAACTGGCTAACACCGCAATTAGCATTAAAGTTGCGCCTATGGAAAACATAGCATGCAAACAGTTTCTGTTAATTGCAGTTTGTTCCTGCAGCCCAATGGGCTTAGCGAACTTTCAATGCCTTTTCATACTCACAACATAGCCCAACCTCAAAACCTAACGCATGATGGGCGCAAGCAAGCTGTGGGTGAACTAAACTGTTCTCAGACATTGCTCGTGGggaggtgttgggggaggggagatggggataAATTGCCTTAGTTTGAAAGCAAGAGGGTCGGGCCCAAGGTATAATGTTAAGGCCATCTCCCTTTAATTTGTTTGTGGCTGTAAAATTGTTAATGATGCTAAAATGATTTCATATTACTAATCAAACTACTGAGAGAATAAAATGCCTCTCTCACAATTCGGCCCTGGGCAGTCGCCTAGGACCAGGGCAAATGAAGTAGTGACGTGTAATTcccgcgcgcgtgcgcgcgcgcgcgacTGCGGTTTTCAAACAAGTCCGCACTAGCCTGAGTAACTTGAGCCTCCCTGGTTTTCCTCAACATAAGAGCTCTACGTTAATGCTTCCATAAGCCTTTGATGTGTTTTCTCTAATagttttttcattctcttgagaGTCTTGTTTACAAAATGTATCGTGCAATTTCTAAGAATTTGGAAGAGAACAATTGGAGCTATGATTCTTAGTTTAAAGGACAGTTATAACAGACATACAATCTTTCTCCAAGAGGAAGGTTACATAAGTAAATACTTCTGGAAAAGAACAAGCATTTCTTAGAGGAATGTGGCATTTAATCAAACAtagcttttaaaaaggaaatactgtATTCACgaatttctttaaatgatttgTACCTACTGTATCTATTGGGTTTAACAGGcatcaaaagaaatggaaaggcttCATGCAAATGAAGGATGCTAGTTCTGCTTCCTTAATGGCTAGTCGGTATAATGGGCTCAACCAATCAAAATATAGACTCTGGGCTACCGGTTCTTAACTTTAAAGAGGTGATGTTCGGCGTTATTAACGTTGAAATTAAGTGATTGTAAGGTCTTTGGCAATTATAAGTTCGCTTCTTTATGGTCCGGAATTCATTTATTGAGCAAGTCCATCGCTGCCCCCCATAGAGCAACTTCCCTGAGCCATTGTGGCTGGCGAAATGTATGTATGCCAAGCTTTAGATATCATGTTTCGGAAAGCTCCAGGTGTAAAAGTCTGAGCATAAATATTTAGGAAGGTGATTTACTGAAGGAAATATTTCTGAAGCTGCTAGTGTGGTTTTACTAGAGATTATGTCTTGATGGtttaaaagaagttctttatTCAGTTTAAACATTACAAAGGAGCCCTTGTAAAATGGTTTTGCGAATTTCTAACCTGATATCTGGTTATCAAGCCGGTGATTTAGAGTACATTTTTGGGATTTTTCCCTCAATTTTGGAGGATTATTCCCTcagcccccactcccccccacccagtAAATAAGCAAATAGTACTACAGCATCAATGAAATTAATGTttagtttttcaaaaatgtaactTTCAAAGTATTGCTTTGACACGAAATCAATCAGTGGAAGAAGAACAAAAGTAAATGTGAGAAGCGTCTAGGATAGAACGTAGTAGCCAATGAAACTGCATGGTTGTTGGAAAGTTTAAAAGAAGACCAATCAGAGCCTGAGACGTAAACATTTTCTCGTCCAATCAGTATACTCTAGGTACTATATATACTAGCTATGTGTCTAGCCAACTTA from Sus scrofa isolate TJ Tabasco breed Duroc chromosome 7, Sscrofa11.1, whole genome shotgun sequence encodes:
- the LOC110261478 gene encoding LOW QUALITY PROTEIN: histone H1.1 (The sequence of the model RefSeq protein was modified relative to this genomic sequence to represent the inferred CDS: inserted 1 base in 1 codon), with protein sequence MSETAPPAPAASTPPEKPSAGKKTKKPAKAVAAAKKKPAGPSVSELIVQAVSSSKERSGVSLAALKKALAAAGYDVEKNNSRIKLGLKSLVSKGTLVQTKGTGASGSFKLNKKVASVEAKPSATKVAAKAKATSASKKPKKATGAAAAKKAVKTPKKAKKPAVAKKPSKSPKKPKAVKPKKXAKSPAKAKAVKPKAAKAKVTKPKTATKPKKAAPKKK